Proteins encoded within one genomic window of Polypterus senegalus isolate Bchr_013 chromosome 6, ASM1683550v1, whole genome shotgun sequence:
- the ldlrad2 gene encoding low-density lipoprotein receptor class A domain-containing protein 2 isoform X1 translates to MANVGTCLQLLSRLFIVLNCVAQQVQAVETVNLVDFCGQTIQKDGMIVNSHRESRKYYFIAANTDCSLTMQALSSKDKVQFHFRFFLVYSLLRISSPNHPSTLSPLQPPTNSPLSADPRKPADPCTSGSYVQFYDGKDRNALPIGLPLCGKSIPRPILSTGNYLTLRLVTRGQQPRVDFVGDFTSFRLGFNQSECSWEPYFQCWNGKCIPSTLVCDNKELDNCGDGSDESPLPPARCQGSTSTTPQKSSRTTTETLTTSLSINKSCSHREHHHLLSPSQVDQPDAVKDSTYVSLVVLYVTLGVIAGMVFLFWCCWSPGWFVWRVSVCRFLPCCNSVCASCQLCSRSCTRREHRLAKVTPHNTSAVAT, encoded by the exons TGAACCTTGTGGACTTCTGTGGACAAACCATCCAGAAAGATGGGATGATTGTGAACTCTCACCGTGAGTCTCGCAAGTATTACTTTATTGCGGCCAATACAGACTGCAGCCTCACCATGCAGGCTTTGTCCTCCAAGGATAAGGTCCAATTTCACTTTCGCTTCTTCTTGGTATACAGTCTACTGCGTATCTCCTCTCCAAATCATCCTAGTACTCTGTCCCCCTTGCAGCCTCCGACCAACAGTCCACTGTCAGCAGATCCGAGAAAGCCCGCAGACCCTTGTACCTCAGGATCTTATGTGCAGTTCTATGATGGGAAGGACAGGAATGCTTTGCCAATTGGTCTACCTTTGTGTGGGAAAAGCATTCCGAGGCCCATTTTGTCTACAGGAAACTATCTGACCCTTCGTCTGGTGACCAGAGGACAGCAGCCACGGGTTGACTTTGTTGGAGACTTCACATCTTTTAGACTCG gTTTCAACCAGTCAGAGTGCAGCTGGGAGCCATATTTCCAGtgctggaatggcaaatgcatccCTTCGACTTTGGTCTGTGATAACAAAGAGCTAGACAACTGTGGAGATGGAAGTGACGAGTCGCCGCTGCCACCAGCCAGGTGCCAAG GTTCCACTTCCACAACACCTCAGAAATCAAGCAGAACAACCACAGAAACATTGACCACCTCTCTATCAATCAATAAGTCATGCAGCCATCGAGAGCACCACCACTTGTTGTCTCCAAGCCAGGTGGACCAGCCTGACGCTGTCAAAG ATTCGACCTATGTGTCTCTTGTGGTCCTTTACGTTACTCTTGGAGTGATTGCTGGGATGGTGTTCCTGTTCTGGTGCTGCTGGTCTCCAGGCTGGTTTGTGTGGCGTGTCAGCGTCTGTCGATTCCTCCCTTGCTGTAACTCAGTCTGTGCATCTTGTCAGCTTTGCTCTCGGAGCTGCACTCGACGTGAACACCGGTTGGCCAAAGTAACTCCACACAACACATCAGCAGTGGCCACATAA
- the ldlrad2 gene encoding low-density lipoprotein receptor class A domain-containing protein 2 isoform X2, with protein sequence MANVGTCLQLLSRLFIVLNCVAQQVQAVETVNLVDFCGQTIQKDGMIVNSHRESRKYYFIAANTDCSLTMQALSSKDKVQFHFRFFLVYSLLRISSPNHPSTLSPLQPPTNSPLSADPRKPADPCTSGSYVQFYDGKDRNALPIGLPLCGKSIPRPILSTGNYLTLRLVTRGQQPRVDFVGDFTSFRLGSTSTTPQKSSRTTTETLTTSLSINKSCSHREHHHLLSPSQVDQPDAVKDSTYVSLVVLYVTLGVIAGMVFLFWCCWSPGWFVWRVSVCRFLPCCNSVCASCQLCSRSCTRREHRLAKVTPHNTSAVAT encoded by the exons TGAACCTTGTGGACTTCTGTGGACAAACCATCCAGAAAGATGGGATGATTGTGAACTCTCACCGTGAGTCTCGCAAGTATTACTTTATTGCGGCCAATACAGACTGCAGCCTCACCATGCAGGCTTTGTCCTCCAAGGATAAGGTCCAATTTCACTTTCGCTTCTTCTTGGTATACAGTCTACTGCGTATCTCCTCTCCAAATCATCCTAGTACTCTGTCCCCCTTGCAGCCTCCGACCAACAGTCCACTGTCAGCAGATCCGAGAAAGCCCGCAGACCCTTGTACCTCAGGATCTTATGTGCAGTTCTATGATGGGAAGGACAGGAATGCTTTGCCAATTGGTCTACCTTTGTGTGGGAAAAGCATTCCGAGGCCCATTTTGTCTACAGGAAACTATCTGACCCTTCGTCTGGTGACCAGAGGACAGCAGCCACGGGTTGACTTTGTTGGAGACTTCACATCTTTTAGACTCG GTTCCACTTCCACAACACCTCAGAAATCAAGCAGAACAACCACAGAAACATTGACCACCTCTCTATCAATCAATAAGTCATGCAGCCATCGAGAGCACCACCACTTGTTGTCTCCAAGCCAGGTGGACCAGCCTGACGCTGTCAAAG ATTCGACCTATGTGTCTCTTGTGGTCCTTTACGTTACTCTTGGAGTGATTGCTGGGATGGTGTTCCTGTTCTGGTGCTGCTGGTCTCCAGGCTGGTTTGTGTGGCGTGTCAGCGTCTGTCGATTCCTCCCTTGCTGTAACTCAGTCTGTGCATCTTGTCAGCTTTGCTCTCGGAGCTGCACTCGACGTGAACACCGGTTGGCCAAAGTAACTCCACACAACACATCAGCAGTGGCCACATAA